One genomic window of Plasmodium coatneyi strain Hackeri chromosome 12, complete sequence includes the following:
- a CDS encoding Sortilin, which translates to MKEKVETKLPLFMCHHHSDEGETQTAPYKHVDRNNERDKSKHVRRAMLFFTFLIFFFSLSNFAQCQVAKKKVSVSEINFDSAVEDVQWCGNNHMTVLVKTVKGRLYRSSDGGKIWTNITSSLSENPVNKNEPVNHTNEVTTVDLIMVNPVNKNIVLIIGNQKNHFVSEDSGETFRLINYKNKINFWQFHSTKTHWALVSSWTSACYSTDEKSGECMQTLSVTKDLGRTFQLIDIYVVQFNWGDKDTHSEDTVYYTRHKNRNGHQQRFSGWSKDVDFVRTDNFGKNVDVLVKQGNKFLISNGYIFVARLNDVIKQTVNMMVSTDGGKTFNKANLPENIHEKSYTVLDTSEGAIMLHVNHGTSSDRINTGNVYISDASGLNYTLSLPNNIRTSSGECEFDRILSLDGVYIANFLDENDEIKDEDLRFRNFKAQLEEDISPFQTNTEKRKKQAAKGKNEDLVRTVISFNKGGHWSYLKAPKVDSRGNKYDCGDNCFLHLHGITNYHQYAPFYSIENAVGIIMGTGNVGSHLRYESDEVNTFLSRDGGVTWMEAHKGPYIYEYGDHGGLIVMADDLRKTNQIVFSWNEGQSWFDFELGQFSIDVDNIVAEPNSSSVEFLVYGTRNDVGVLYHLDFNALGQPLCKGLWAADSVSSDYETWSPTSGSFSDKCILGRKITYTRRKQTSECFNGKDLKRTVDKKSCECTPEDYECETGFTRKVGSYECKPNDPTLTIEGCTSSSYFYANAYRKVPGDICVNGWVPEKVPVPCPAHAPFNRTAKSILFILFILGLIMLIVTYLCRNPKFKHLFYNYGFDTFEHVKYSVIKTKRGNVNTNVFEPEMDFIDAEQDDNEEDVPTLLSYSNDRNRARNSDFKLTRNRSNQNNYLTSRNVSPPKKYPENIELL; encoded by the exons ATGAAAGAGAAGGTCGAAACGAAGCTACCGCTATTTATGTGCCACCACCACTCAGATGAAGGGGAAACTCAAACCGCTCCTTACAAACATGTAGATAGGAATAATGAGAGAGATAAAAGTAAACATGTCAGGAGAGCTATGCtcttcttcacctttttaatcttctttttttcattaagcAATTTTGCACAATGCCAAGTGGCGAAGAAGAAAGTCTCGGTCAGCGAAATCAATTTCGACAGTGCCGTGGAGGATGTCCAATGGTGCGGAAACAATCACATGACTGTTCTGGTCAAAACTGTTAAGGGAAGACTGTACAGAAGTTCGGATGGAGGGAAAATTTGGACCAACATTACGAGCAGTTTGTCGGAGAATCcagttaataaaaatgagccAGTAAATCATACGAATGAGGTAACCACCGTAGATCTCATCATGGTGAACCcggtaaataaaaatattgttctAATTATTGGTAACCAAAAAAATCATTTCGTGTCGGAAGATTCCGGAGAAACATTTCGtttaataaattataaaaataaaataaactttTGGCAATTCCATAGCACCAAGACACACTGGGCATTGGTGTCCTCATGGACCTCAGCTTGTTATTCTACGGATGAAAAAAGCGGAGAGTGTATGCAAACCCTATCCGTGACAAAGGATTTAGGAAGAACCTTCCAGCTTATAGATATTTATGTGGTTCAGTTCAATTGGGGAGATAAAGACACCCATTCGGAGGACACAGTTTATTATACGCGACATAAAAACCGAAATGGACACCAACAGAGATTCAGTGGATGGTCAAAGGATGTCGATTTTGTAAGAACAGACAATTTTGGAAAGAATGTAGATGTGCTAGTCAAACagggaaataaatttttaatttccaaTGGGTATATATTTGTGGCTAGATTGAATGATGTTATCAAGCAAACTGTAAATATGATGGTTTCAACAGATGGAGGGAAAACTTTTAATAAAGCTAACTTGCCAGAAAATATACATGAAAAGTCATACACCGTTTTGGACACCTCCGAAGGTGCTATCATGCTGCATGTAAATCATGGAACATCATCAGACAGAATCAACACaggaaatgtatatatatcggATGCATCTGGACTGAATTATACTCTTTCCCTCCCAAACAATATTCGAACCTCCTCAGGGGAATGTGAATTTGATCGAATACTAAGTTTGGACGGAGTGTACATTGCCAATTTTTTAGACGAAAATGATGAGATAAAAGATGAAGATTTGCGATTTCGTAATTTTAAAGCACAGCTGGAAGAAGACATTAGTCCATTTCAGACAAACAcggagaagaggaagaaacaggccgccaaggggaaaaacgaaGACCTCGTGAGGACAgtaatttcttttaataaAGGTGGTCACTGGTCCTATTTGAAAGCACCCAAAGTTGATAGTAGGGGAAATAAATATGACTGTGGAGATAACTGCTTCTTACACTTACATGGCATTACAAACTATCACCAGTATGCCCCTTTTTACTCCATCGAAAATGCCGTTGGAATAATTATGGGCACTGGTAATGTAGGTAGCCATTTAAGGTACGAAAGTGATGAAGTGAATACTTTCCTGTCAAGAGATGGAGGCGTAACCTGGATGGAAGCACATAAAGGGCCATATATTTACGAATATGGAGACCATGGTGGGTTAATAGTCATGGCTGACGATTTACGTAAAACTAATCAAATTGTTTTCAGTTGGAATGAAGGACAGAGTTGGTTCGATTTCGAATTAGGACAATTTTCCATCGACGTCGATAATATTGTAGCGGAGCCCAATTCTTCTTCAGTGGAATTTTTAGTATATGGAACTAGGAACGATGTGGGGGTGCTTTACCATTTAGATTTTAATGCACTCGGTCAACCTCTATGTAAAGGGTTATGGGCAGCGGACTCAGTTTCTTCAGACTATGAAACGTGGTCACCTACCAGTGGATCCTTTTCAGACAAATGTAtattaggaagaaaaattacctACACAAGAAGAAAGCAAACATCTGAATGTTTTAATGGaaaagatttaaaaagaacTGTTGATAAGAAATCTTGTGAATGTACACCTGAAGATTACGAATGTGAAACGGGCTTTACGAGAAAAGTGGGAAGTTACGAGTGTAAACCGAACGATCCTACGCTGACCATTGAAGGTTGTACTAGCAGTTCTTATTTTTACGCAAATGCGTATAGGAAGGTGCCAGGGGATATATGCGTTAATGGATGGGTCCCCGAGAAGGTCCCCGTGCCTTGTCCCGCACACGCCCCATTTAACAGAA CCGCCAAGTCCATCCTGTTCATACTTTTCATTCTGGGCTTGATCATGCTCATAGTGACGTACCTCTGCCGAAATCCAAAATTCAAGCACCTCTTTTATAACTATG GCTTCGACACCTTCGAGCATGTCAAGTACTCGGTCATTAAGACGAAAAGAGGAAACGTAAACACCAACGTGTTTGAGCCGGAAATGGACTTCATAGATGCGGAGCAG GACGACAATGAGGAAGATGTGCCCACACTTCTGTCCTATTCCAACGACAGGAACAGAGCACGAAACAGTGATTTCAAATTAACGAGAAATCGTTCCAATCAGAATAATTATTTAACATCAAGAAatgtttcccccccaaaaaagtaCCCAGAAAATATTGAGCTCTTATGA
- a CDS encoding Calcineurin B subunit isoform 1 — MQIYQNINTQAILSEKDQKDLLQAANFSEVDIKKMYKRFVELDTNKNGQLDPNELFDVPEISDNPLVKRVISIFDSNSDGKVSFVEFLVGITKLASSTDDFQKKKFAFDIYDINKDGMISNGELFTVMKMMVGNNLNDIQLQQLVDRTILQADKDGDGMISFEEFKDMISHMDVGNKLKLDL; from the exons atgcaaatataTCAGAACAT AAACACACAAGCAATATTATCAGAGAAAGACCAAAAGGATTTGTTACAAGCAGCTAATTTTAGCGAAgtggatataaaaaaaatgtacaaaagaTTTGTTGAACTTgacacaaataaaaatggacaactaGATCCAAATGAATTATTCGACGTTCCTGAAATAAGCGac AACCCACTAGTCAAAAGAGTCATATCAATCTTTGACTCCAACTCGGATGGAAAAGTTTCTTTTGTGGAATTCTTAGTTGGCATAA CCAAGCTAGCCTCTAGCACGGACGACTtccagaagaaaaagtttgCCTTTGATATCTACGACATAAATAAGGATGGAATGATATCCAACGGGGAGCTGTTTACCGTTATGAAGATGATGGTGGGGAATAACCTAAATGATATACAG TTGCAGCAGCTGGTCGACCGAACCATTCTACAGGCCGATAAGGATGGGGATGGGATGATTTCCTTCGAAGAATTTAAAGAT ATGATATCCCACATGGACGTTGGAAATAAGTTGAAGCTAGATCTGTAG
- a CDS encoding Derlin codes for MNIVLCLIWILIHIANEGSKANVHCKRQNEVSKAKKIYSYNLLEGKQQDRNAHHRNFVLYKRRALFHIRIPKKNLERQNLFSNDLRYKKINEFLENKKANKLCYLHINNNNHGIKKKRKKNKTLQLLFEKKKLLQEYFLNLKSSFMDRYRNTKIVTKLFLSSSLLMLTLNLLGLKPEDIALHDKRIIRAFEFYRIVTSALFYGDISLYVLTNIYMLYVQSQELEKSVGSSETLAFYLSQISILSVICSYLKKPFYSTALLKSLLFVNCMLNPYQKSNLIFGINIYNIYLPYFSIFIDILHAQDLKASLSGILGVTSGSIYYLLNIYAYQKFNKKFFLIPRFLRNYLDSVSTDDVL; via the coding sequence ATGAACATTGTGCTGTGCCTAATTTGGATCCTTATACACATAGCTAACGAAGGAAGTAAGGCAAATGTGCATTGCAAAAGACAGAATGAAGTAAGCAAAGCGAAGAAGATCTACTCGTACAACCTATTGGAGGGTAAACAACAGGATCGAAATGCACACCATCGGAATTTTGTACTTTATAAGAGACGGGCTCTGTTCCATATACGCATCCCGAAGAAGAACCTGGAGAGACAAAACCTATTTAGCAATGATCTccgttataaaaaaattaacgaatttttggaaaataaaaaggcaaACAAGTTGTGttatttacatataaataataacaatcatggaataaaaaaaaagaggaaaaaaaacaaaacattGCAACTACTgtttgagaagaaaaagttgctgcaagaatattttttgaaCTTAAAATCGTCCTTTATGGATAGGTatagaaatacaaaaattgtaACGAAGCTTTTTTTATCGTCCTCTTTGCTTATGTTAACCCTTAACCTCCTTGGATTAAAACCAGAAGACATTGCTCTACACGATAAAAGAATAATCCGAGCATTTGAATTTTACAGAATTGTAACATCAGCATTGTTTTATGGTGACATATCACTATACGTGTTAacaaatatttatatgttatatgtGCAGAGTCAAGAATTGGAAAAGTCCGTTGGCTCATCAGAAACGCTGGCTTTTTATTTGTCCCAAATTTCCATCCTCTCCGTAATTTGCTCCTACTTAAAGAAGCCCTTCTATTCAACAGCCCTGCTGAAATCGCTTCTCTTTGTAAACTGTATGTTAAATCCTTATCAGAAATCTAACCTAATTTTTGGGATAAATATTTACAATATTTACTTACCCTATTTTTCCATCTTTATTGATATTTTGCATGCACAAGATTTGAAAGCTTCTCTGTCGGGGATACTGGGGGTGACCAGTGGGTCCATTTACTACCTTCTGAATATTTATGCTTATCAAAAATTCAACAAAAAGTTTTTTCTAATTCCGCGCTTTTTGAGGAATTACCTCGATTCGGTGAGCACGGACGATGTGTTATAG
- a CDS encoding Aminomethyl transferase domain containing protein: MNKYLLCRLKNRTLVQICGTDSFKFLQSLTTNDLNKIITEKDFSLYKNVPKNILSSLDDTSAYQLCGHNVNHKKWTKGLPSLFLQNNGKILADCFLYNVKYTHEENTFSLFYMDCNVKASRMLLSILEKRKLSCDVHFSEMTNIAIYQLLSGASVLRGGISKVDEVGNGGDSATQLEDDLSTLSNDSGIFLLSKDARNDLLGYRLYQIRGKGQKMVDEKEDKSTGIIITTDFVDSPCSKAPNGGIDQLGNGNKKEACELLLSFEKEEKVNLPATFLYDYMKLNLGVVENLYSNDPLFGESTEEAASRSHGSSVHGEPNSSDAANGAKGNIDRDAFKFKDLSPFDLNYDKLNYLAKDKGCYVGQEAINRTRNEIFINKYQLTMCVNYDYLEMFLENCDNLNKTILADSLFQKYIKRINDRSLFKPTFFLLKNASKCLERAINYEQQFNVIVQEGCSKGGDPANGTIVGNVFFYNHVMGLCFLIKKRIPLVSGDIYSAASNVYIKNKVGEEHHRVCLFPFNYPGKTF; the protein is encoded by the coding sequence ATGAATAAGTACCTCTTGTGCAGATTAAAAAATAGGACGCTCGTGCAAATTTGTGGAACAGACTCCTTCAAATTTCTGCAAAGTTTGACAACGAAcgatttaaataaaataataacggaaaaggatttttctttatataaaaatgtcccaaaaaatatattatccAGCCTGGATGATACAAGTGCGTATCAACTGTGTGGCCACAATGTAAACcacaaaaaatggacgaagGGATTGCCTTCcctatttttgcaaaacaaTGGCAAAATATTGGCTGATTGTTTTTTATACAATGTAAAATATACCCATGAAGAGAATACCTTTAGCCTCTTTTACATGGACTGCAATGTGAAAGCATCCAGAATGTTGCTCAGCATATTGGAAAAGCGCAAGCTCTCATGTGATGTTCATTTTAGCGAGATGACCAACATCGCGATTTATCAACTCCTGTCAGGTGCGTCCGTCCTCCGAGGGGGGATTTCCAAAGTCGATGAGGTGGGCAACGGTGGAGATAGCGCTACCCAACTGGAGGACGATCTTTCTACTCTTTCCAATGATTCAGGAATATTCCTCCTGTCCAAAGATGCAAGAAATGATCTATTAGGATATAGACTGTACCAAATCAGGGGGAAGGGACAGAAGATGGTAGACGAAAAGGAGGACAAAAGCACAGGCATAATTATTACAACAGACTTTGTAGATTCCCCATGTAGTAAAGCGCCAAACGGGGGGATTGACCAGCTTGGCAAcgggaataaaaaggaggccTGCGAATTGCTTCTCAGctttgaaaaggaagaaaaggtaaaTCTACCCGCCACTTTCCTGTATGACTATATGAAGCTGAATTTAGGAGTCGTGGAAAATTTATATTCGAACGATCCGCTCTTTGGGGAGAGCACGGAGGAGGCCGCAAGCCGTTCGCATGGTTCGTCTGTTCATGGTGAGCCTAATTCGTCCGACGCAGCAAATGGCGCCAAGGGAAACATCGACAGGGACGCGTTCAAATTTAAGGATCTCTCCCCCTTCGACCTGAACTACGATAAGTTAAACTATTTGGCAAAAGACAAAGGCTGCTACGTAGGCCAAGAAGCAATAAACAGAACAAGGAAcgaaatatttataaataagTACCAACTGACGATGTGTGTAAACTACGACTATCTCGAAATGTTCCTGGAAAACTGCGACAATTTAAACAAAACTATTTTGGCTGATTCGCTTTTTCAGAAGTACATAAAACGAATTAATGATAGGAGTTTATTCAagccaactttttttttgttgaaaaaTGCATCCAAATGTTTGGAACGTGCCATTAACTATGAACAACAATTTAATGTAATTGTCCAGGAGGGTTGCTCAAAAGGTGGTGACCCAGCAAATGGTACTATAGTGGGaaatgtctttttttataaccaTGTGATGGGACTATGTTTTCTAATCAAGAAACGTATACCACTTGTAAGTGGTGACATTTACTCTGCTGCTTCCAATGTGTATATTAAAAACAAAGTTGGTGAAGAGCACCATCGAGTTTgtcttttcccatttaatTATCCCGGCAAAACTTTTTAA